In Carassius auratus strain Wakin unplaced genomic scaffold, ASM336829v1 scaf_tig00037000, whole genome shotgun sequence, a single genomic region encodes these proteins:
- the LOC113082879 gene encoding SKI family transcriptional corepressor 1 homolog-B-like isoform X7, with amino-acid sequence MESIPSQLSTGRDVCSSPTSKQELQPYSSSSSLKPNQVSETVLYGVPIVSLVIDGQERLCLAQISNTLLKNYSYNEIHNRRVALGITCVQCTPVQLEILRRAGAMPISSRRCGMITKREAERLCKSFLGAHNPPKLPENFAFDVSHECAWGSRGSFIPARYNSSRAKCIKCTYCNMYFSPNKFIFHSHRTPESKYTQPDAANFNSWRRHLKLADKSLSDDLCHAWEDVKAMFNGGSRKRAMPGHGSEMSSQLKPQASRNITQTASPDIPHKTLRCDDDRGNLSLTSSVRNYPLIPVPSKSFGMLQKIPPPIFPHPYSFPAFGLCQKKDDGVGEQNKTSVPGVFWPGAKDGIYPSFPMFWPTAGSLPLSSYQPAQPKPHTELMGGRHTETDLSESERGGNTPRDSLFDSERCSSSQSLRNDEDKSGDEARSNEGQPSTHRKLSYISAFRPVVKDAESIAKLYGNRDAYSGTHPGHLSPDFVSESSSYRSASPCEDSGEDPDVDVESHRIPEDEESIQLSVDDRQSPVRENSQTPPDDDRTDTDQKQNKEVAKKKDAIAYEVYSHETEGASLQRTLATKPPRCAPETNDSHISNNSPSEDECESQKSCSDQTSVCTESPSDATFRSTDNRFNFEKDIDNMAKEELQKQLLEQVELRKKLEREFQSLKDNFQDQMKRELSYREEMVQQLQIVRAHDALHHFSCKMLTPRHCTGTCTFKPPLLPP; translated from the exons ATGGAGTCGATACCCAGTCAGCTTTCTACGGGACGAGATGTTTGCTCTTCCCCCACCTCAAAGCAAGAACTGCAGCCTTACTCCAGCAGCAGCTCGCTGAAGCCGAATCAAGTGAGTGAGACTGTGCTGTACGGAGTGCCCATCGTCTCTTTGGTCATCGACGGTCAGGAGAGACTGTGTTTGGCGCAGATTTCCAACACTTTATTGAAGAACTACAGCTACAACGAAATCCACAACAGACGCGTGGCGCTTGGAATTACGTGTGTGCAGTGCACGCCGGTGCAGCTGGAGATCCTGAGGCGCGCGGGGGCGATGCCCATCTCCTCGCGCCGCTGTGGCATGATCACCAAACGCGAGGCCGAGCGCCTCTGCAAATCCTTCCTCGGTGCTCACAACCCTCCGAAATTACCCGAGAATTTTGCATTCGATGTTTCCCACGAGTGCGCCTGGGGCAGCCGAGGAAGCTTCATACCTGCGAGGTACAACAGCTCCAGGGCAAAATGCATCAAGTGCACCTACTGCAATATGTATTTTTCGCCCaacaaatttatatttcattcgCACCGCACACCTGAGTCTAAATACACACAGCCAGACGCTGCCAATTTCAATTCATGGAGACGCCATCTAAAACTCGCCGACAAAAGCTTGTCTGATGACCTTTGTCACGCGTGGGAGGACGTCAAGGCCATGTTTAACGGCGGGAGCCGGAAACGGGCAATGCCAGGGCATGGATCAGAAATGTCCTCCCAGCTTAAACCGCAGGCCTCCAGAAACATCACGCAGACCGCTTCCCCTGATATTCCTCACAAAACTTTGCGCTGCGACGACGACCGTGGGAACCTCAGCTTAACCAGCAGCGTGCGTAACTACCCGCTCATCCCCGTGCCTAGTAAGAGTTTCGGCATGCTTCAGAAGATCCCACCACCCATCTTCCCGCATCCATATAGTTTCCCAGCATTTGGACTGTGTCAAAAGAAGGACGATGGAGTTGGGGAGCAAAATAAGACCAGTGTACCTGGTGTGTTTTGGCCCGGTGCAAAGGACGGTATCTATCCATCGTTCCCCATGTTTTGGCCCACCGCGGGCAGCCTTCCGCTCTCCTCCTATCAACCAGCACAACCAAAACCACACACGGAGCTCATGGGTGGccgacacacagagacagacctGTCAGAAAGTGAGCGGGGAGGAAACACACCTAGAGACAGTCTGTTCGACAGCGAGCGCTGCTCCAGTTCGCAGTCCCTCAGGAACGACGAGGACAAGTCTGGGGACGAGGCCAGGTCAAATGAGGGGCAACCCAGCACCCACAGGAAACTGAGCTATATTTCTGCGTTCAGACCTGTCGTTAAAGACGCAGAGAGCATAGCTAAACTTTACGGGAACAGGGACGCGTACAGCGGAACTCATCCTGGCCATTTGTCGCCAGATTTTGTGAGCGAGAGCTCCAGCTACAGATCGGCCTCTCCGTGTGAGGACAGCGGGGAAGATCCAGATGTCGACGTGGAGTCTCACAGAATCCCGGAGGATGAGGAGTCTATACAACTTTCCGTGGATGATCGACAAAGTCCCGTGAGGGAAAACAGTCAAACGCCGCCGGACGATGACCGGACAGACACTGATCAGAAGCAGAACAAGGAGGTGGCAAAGAAAAAGGATGCCATTGCTTACGAA GTGTACTCACATGAAACGGAGGGAGCATCTCTTCAGAGAACACTGGCCACCAAACCTCCTCGCTGCGCACCTGAAACAAACG ATTCACACATCTCAAACAACAGCCCTTCTGAAGACGAGTGTGAATCACAGAAATCATGCTCGGATCAAACAAGCGTTTGCACAGAGAGCCCAA GCGACGCTACATTTAGAAGTACTGATAACAGATTTAATTTCGAGAAAGACATCGACAATATGGCGAAAG AGGAGCTACAAAAGCAGCTCTTGGAGCAAGTGGAGCTAAGAAAAAAACTGGAACGGGAATTTCAAAGTTTGAAAG ATAATTTTCAGG
- the LOC113082879 gene encoding SKI family transcriptional corepressor 1 homolog-B-like isoform X3, with protein MESIPSQLSTGRDVCSSPTSKQELQPYSSSSSLKPNQVSETVLYGVPIVSLVIDGQERLCLAQISNTLLKNYSYNEIHNRRVALGITCVQCTPVQLEILRRAGAMPISSRRCGMITKREAERLCKSFLGAHNPPKLPENFAFDVSHECAWGSRGSFIPARYNSSRAKCIKCTYCNMYFSPNKFIFHSHRTPESKYTQPDAANFNSWRRHLKLADKSLSDDLCHAWEDVKAMFNGGSRKRAMPGHGSEMSSQLKPQASRNITQTASPDIPHKTLRCDDDRGNLSLTSSVRNYPLIPVPSKSFGMLQKIPPPIFPHPYSFPAFGLCQKKDDGVGEQNKTSVPGVFWPGAKDGIYPSFPMFWPTAGSLPLSSYQPAQPKPHTELMGGRHTETDLSESERGGNTPRDSLFDSERCSSSQSLRNDEDKSGDEARSNEGQPSTHRKLSYISAFRPVVKDAESIAKLYGNRDAYSGTHPGHLSPDFVSESSSYRSASPCEDSGEDPDVDVESHRIPEDEESIQLSVDDRQSPVRENSQTPPDDDRTDTDQKQNKEVAKKKDAIAYEVYSHETEGASLQRTLATKPPRCAPETNDSHISNNSPSEDECESQKSCSDQTSVCTESPSDATFRSTDNRFNFEKDIDNMAKEELQKQLLEQVELRKKLEREFQSLKGSNEEGTVLSRGDGPAAADCTRSSRRSSPFLLQNAHSTPLHRDLHIQATPLTTLTYSCIPGSQ; from the exons ATGGAGTCGATACCCAGTCAGCTTTCTACGGGACGAGATGTTTGCTCTTCCCCCACCTCAAAGCAAGAACTGCAGCCTTACTCCAGCAGCAGCTCGCTGAAGCCGAATCAAGTGAGTGAGACTGTGCTGTACGGAGTGCCCATCGTCTCTTTGGTCATCGACGGTCAGGAGAGACTGTGTTTGGCGCAGATTTCCAACACTTTATTGAAGAACTACAGCTACAACGAAATCCACAACAGACGCGTGGCGCTTGGAATTACGTGTGTGCAGTGCACGCCGGTGCAGCTGGAGATCCTGAGGCGCGCGGGGGCGATGCCCATCTCCTCGCGCCGCTGTGGCATGATCACCAAACGCGAGGCCGAGCGCCTCTGCAAATCCTTCCTCGGTGCTCACAACCCTCCGAAATTACCCGAGAATTTTGCATTCGATGTTTCCCACGAGTGCGCCTGGGGCAGCCGAGGAAGCTTCATACCTGCGAGGTACAACAGCTCCAGGGCAAAATGCATCAAGTGCACCTACTGCAATATGTATTTTTCGCCCaacaaatttatatttcattcgCACCGCACACCTGAGTCTAAATACACACAGCCAGACGCTGCCAATTTCAATTCATGGAGACGCCATCTAAAACTCGCCGACAAAAGCTTGTCTGATGACCTTTGTCACGCGTGGGAGGACGTCAAGGCCATGTTTAACGGCGGGAGCCGGAAACGGGCAATGCCAGGGCATGGATCAGAAATGTCCTCCCAGCTTAAACCGCAGGCCTCCAGAAACATCACGCAGACCGCTTCCCCTGATATTCCTCACAAAACTTTGCGCTGCGACGACGACCGTGGGAACCTCAGCTTAACCAGCAGCGTGCGTAACTACCCGCTCATCCCCGTGCCTAGTAAGAGTTTCGGCATGCTTCAGAAGATCCCACCACCCATCTTCCCGCATCCATATAGTTTCCCAGCATTTGGACTGTGTCAAAAGAAGGACGATGGAGTTGGGGAGCAAAATAAGACCAGTGTACCTGGTGTGTTTTGGCCCGGTGCAAAGGACGGTATCTATCCATCGTTCCCCATGTTTTGGCCCACCGCGGGCAGCCTTCCGCTCTCCTCCTATCAACCAGCACAACCAAAACCACACACGGAGCTCATGGGTGGccgacacacagagacagacctGTCAGAAAGTGAGCGGGGAGGAAACACACCTAGAGACAGTCTGTTCGACAGCGAGCGCTGCTCCAGTTCGCAGTCCCTCAGGAACGACGAGGACAAGTCTGGGGACGAGGCCAGGTCAAATGAGGGGCAACCCAGCACCCACAGGAAACTGAGCTATATTTCTGCGTTCAGACCTGTCGTTAAAGACGCAGAGAGCATAGCTAAACTTTACGGGAACAGGGACGCGTACAGCGGAACTCATCCTGGCCATTTGTCGCCAGATTTTGTGAGCGAGAGCTCCAGCTACAGATCGGCCTCTCCGTGTGAGGACAGCGGGGAAGATCCAGATGTCGACGTGGAGTCTCACAGAATCCCGGAGGATGAGGAGTCTATACAACTTTCCGTGGATGATCGACAAAGTCCCGTGAGGGAAAACAGTCAAACGCCGCCGGACGATGACCGGACAGACACTGATCAGAAGCAGAACAAGGAGGTGGCAAAGAAAAAGGATGCCATTGCTTACGAA GTGTACTCACATGAAACGGAGGGAGCATCTCTTCAGAGAACACTGGCCACCAAACCTCCTCGCTGCGCACCTGAAACAAACG ATTCACACATCTCAAACAACAGCCCTTCTGAAGACGAGTGTGAATCACAGAAATCATGCTCGGATCAAACAAGCGTTTGCACAGAGAGCCCAA GCGACGCTACATTTAGAAGTACTGATAACAGATTTAATTTCGAGAAAGACATCGACAATATGGCGAAAG AGGAGCTACAAAAGCAGCTCTTGGAGCAAGTGGAGCTAAGAAAAAAACTGGAACGGGAATTTCAAAGTTTGAAAG G
- the LOC113082879 gene encoding SKI family transcriptional corepressor 1 homolog-B-like isoform X4, whose product MESIPSQLSTGRDVCSSPTSKQELQPYSSSSSLKPNQVSETVLYGVPIVSLVIDGQERLCLAQISNTLLKNYSYNEIHNRRVALGITCVQCTPVQLEILRRAGAMPISSRRCGMITKREAERLCKSFLGAHNPPKLPENFAFDVSHECAWGSRGSFIPARYNSSRAKCIKCTYCNMYFSPNKFIFHSHRTPESKYTQPDAANFNSWRRHLKLADKSLSDDLCHAWEDVKAMFNGGSRKRAMPGHGSEMSSQLKPQASRNITQTASPDIPHKTLRCDDDRGNLSLTSSVRNYPLIPVPSKSFGMLQKIPPPIFPHPYSFPAFGLCQKKDDGVGEQNKTSVPGVFWPGAKDGIYPSFPMFWPTAGSLPLSSYQPAQPKPHTELMGGRHTETDLSESERGGNTPRDSLFDSERCSSSQSLRNDEDKSGDEARSNEGQPSTHRKLSYISAFRPVVKDAESIAKLYGNRDAYSGTHPGHLSPDFVSESSSYRSASPCEDSGEDPDVDVESHRIPEDEESIQLSVDDRQSPVRENSQTPPDDDRTDTDQKQNKEVAKKKDAIAYEVYSHETEGASLQRTLATKPPRCAPETNDSHISNNSPSEDECESQKSCSDQTSVCTESPSDATFRSTDNRFNFEKDIDNMAKEELQKQLLEQVELRKKLEREFQSLKGSNEEGTVLSRGDGPAAADCTSSRRSSPFLLQNAHSTPLHRDLHIQATPLTTLTYSCIPGSQ is encoded by the exons ATGGAGTCGATACCCAGTCAGCTTTCTACGGGACGAGATGTTTGCTCTTCCCCCACCTCAAAGCAAGAACTGCAGCCTTACTCCAGCAGCAGCTCGCTGAAGCCGAATCAAGTGAGTGAGACTGTGCTGTACGGAGTGCCCATCGTCTCTTTGGTCATCGACGGTCAGGAGAGACTGTGTTTGGCGCAGATTTCCAACACTTTATTGAAGAACTACAGCTACAACGAAATCCACAACAGACGCGTGGCGCTTGGAATTACGTGTGTGCAGTGCACGCCGGTGCAGCTGGAGATCCTGAGGCGCGCGGGGGCGATGCCCATCTCCTCGCGCCGCTGTGGCATGATCACCAAACGCGAGGCCGAGCGCCTCTGCAAATCCTTCCTCGGTGCTCACAACCCTCCGAAATTACCCGAGAATTTTGCATTCGATGTTTCCCACGAGTGCGCCTGGGGCAGCCGAGGAAGCTTCATACCTGCGAGGTACAACAGCTCCAGGGCAAAATGCATCAAGTGCACCTACTGCAATATGTATTTTTCGCCCaacaaatttatatttcattcgCACCGCACACCTGAGTCTAAATACACACAGCCAGACGCTGCCAATTTCAATTCATGGAGACGCCATCTAAAACTCGCCGACAAAAGCTTGTCTGATGACCTTTGTCACGCGTGGGAGGACGTCAAGGCCATGTTTAACGGCGGGAGCCGGAAACGGGCAATGCCAGGGCATGGATCAGAAATGTCCTCCCAGCTTAAACCGCAGGCCTCCAGAAACATCACGCAGACCGCTTCCCCTGATATTCCTCACAAAACTTTGCGCTGCGACGACGACCGTGGGAACCTCAGCTTAACCAGCAGCGTGCGTAACTACCCGCTCATCCCCGTGCCTAGTAAGAGTTTCGGCATGCTTCAGAAGATCCCACCACCCATCTTCCCGCATCCATATAGTTTCCCAGCATTTGGACTGTGTCAAAAGAAGGACGATGGAGTTGGGGAGCAAAATAAGACCAGTGTACCTGGTGTGTTTTGGCCCGGTGCAAAGGACGGTATCTATCCATCGTTCCCCATGTTTTGGCCCACCGCGGGCAGCCTTCCGCTCTCCTCCTATCAACCAGCACAACCAAAACCACACACGGAGCTCATGGGTGGccgacacacagagacagacctGTCAGAAAGTGAGCGGGGAGGAAACACACCTAGAGACAGTCTGTTCGACAGCGAGCGCTGCTCCAGTTCGCAGTCCCTCAGGAACGACGAGGACAAGTCTGGGGACGAGGCCAGGTCAAATGAGGGGCAACCCAGCACCCACAGGAAACTGAGCTATATTTCTGCGTTCAGACCTGTCGTTAAAGACGCAGAGAGCATAGCTAAACTTTACGGGAACAGGGACGCGTACAGCGGAACTCATCCTGGCCATTTGTCGCCAGATTTTGTGAGCGAGAGCTCCAGCTACAGATCGGCCTCTCCGTGTGAGGACAGCGGGGAAGATCCAGATGTCGACGTGGAGTCTCACAGAATCCCGGAGGATGAGGAGTCTATACAACTTTCCGTGGATGATCGACAAAGTCCCGTGAGGGAAAACAGTCAAACGCCGCCGGACGATGACCGGACAGACACTGATCAGAAGCAGAACAAGGAGGTGGCAAAGAAAAAGGATGCCATTGCTTACGAA GTGTACTCACATGAAACGGAGGGAGCATCTCTTCAGAGAACACTGGCCACCAAACCTCCTCGCTGCGCACCTGAAACAAACG ATTCACACATCTCAAACAACAGCCCTTCTGAAGACGAGTGTGAATCACAGAAATCATGCTCGGATCAAACAAGCGTTTGCACAGAGAGCCCAA GCGACGCTACATTTAGAAGTACTGATAACAGATTTAATTTCGAGAAAGACATCGACAATATGGCGAAAG AGGAGCTACAAAAGCAGCTCTTGGAGCAAGTGGAGCTAAGAAAAAAACTGGAACGGGAATTTCAAAGTTTGAAAG G
- the LOC113082879 gene encoding SKI family transcriptional corepressor 1 homolog-B-like isoform X2 — protein sequence MESIPSQLSTGRDVCSSPTSKQELQPYSSSSSLKPNQVSETVLYGVPIVSLVIDGQERLCLAQISNTLLKNYSYNEIHNRRVALGITCVQCTPVQLEILRRAGAMPISSRRCGMITKREAERLCKSFLGAHNPPKLPENFAFDVSHECAWGSRGSFIPARYNSSRAKCIKCTYCNMYFSPNKFIFHSHRTPESKYTQPDAANFNSWRRHLKLADKSLSDDLCHAWEDVKAMFNGGSRKRAMPGHGSEMSSQLKPQASRNITQTASPDIPHKTLRCDDDRGNLSLTSSVRNYPLIPVPSKSFGMLQKIPPPIFPHPYSFPAFGLCQKKDDGVGEQNKTSVPGVFWPGAKDGIYPSFPMFWPTAGSLPLSSYQPAQPKPHTELMGGRHTETDLSESERGGNTPRDSLFDSERCSSSQSLRNDEDKSGDEARSNEGQPSTHRKLSYISAFRPVVKDAESIAKLYGNRDAYSGTHPGHLSPDFVSESSSYRSASPCEDSGEDPDVDVESHRIPEDEESIQLSVDDRQSPVRENSQTPPDDDRTDTDQKQNKEVAKKKDAIAYEVYSHETEGASLQRTLATKPPRCAPETNDSHISNNSPSEDECESQKSCSDQTSVCTESPSDATFRSTDNRFNFEKDIDNMAKEELQKQLLEQVELRKKLEREFQSLKDNFQDQMKRELSYREEMVQQLQIVRDTLCNELEQERKARYAIQQKLKAHDALHHFSCKMLTPRHCTGTCTFKPPLLPP from the exons ATGGAGTCGATACCCAGTCAGCTTTCTACGGGACGAGATGTTTGCTCTTCCCCCACCTCAAAGCAAGAACTGCAGCCTTACTCCAGCAGCAGCTCGCTGAAGCCGAATCAAGTGAGTGAGACTGTGCTGTACGGAGTGCCCATCGTCTCTTTGGTCATCGACGGTCAGGAGAGACTGTGTTTGGCGCAGATTTCCAACACTTTATTGAAGAACTACAGCTACAACGAAATCCACAACAGACGCGTGGCGCTTGGAATTACGTGTGTGCAGTGCACGCCGGTGCAGCTGGAGATCCTGAGGCGCGCGGGGGCGATGCCCATCTCCTCGCGCCGCTGTGGCATGATCACCAAACGCGAGGCCGAGCGCCTCTGCAAATCCTTCCTCGGTGCTCACAACCCTCCGAAATTACCCGAGAATTTTGCATTCGATGTTTCCCACGAGTGCGCCTGGGGCAGCCGAGGAAGCTTCATACCTGCGAGGTACAACAGCTCCAGGGCAAAATGCATCAAGTGCACCTACTGCAATATGTATTTTTCGCCCaacaaatttatatttcattcgCACCGCACACCTGAGTCTAAATACACACAGCCAGACGCTGCCAATTTCAATTCATGGAGACGCCATCTAAAACTCGCCGACAAAAGCTTGTCTGATGACCTTTGTCACGCGTGGGAGGACGTCAAGGCCATGTTTAACGGCGGGAGCCGGAAACGGGCAATGCCAGGGCATGGATCAGAAATGTCCTCCCAGCTTAAACCGCAGGCCTCCAGAAACATCACGCAGACCGCTTCCCCTGATATTCCTCACAAAACTTTGCGCTGCGACGACGACCGTGGGAACCTCAGCTTAACCAGCAGCGTGCGTAACTACCCGCTCATCCCCGTGCCTAGTAAGAGTTTCGGCATGCTTCAGAAGATCCCACCACCCATCTTCCCGCATCCATATAGTTTCCCAGCATTTGGACTGTGTCAAAAGAAGGACGATGGAGTTGGGGAGCAAAATAAGACCAGTGTACCTGGTGTGTTTTGGCCCGGTGCAAAGGACGGTATCTATCCATCGTTCCCCATGTTTTGGCCCACCGCGGGCAGCCTTCCGCTCTCCTCCTATCAACCAGCACAACCAAAACCACACACGGAGCTCATGGGTGGccgacacacagagacagacctGTCAGAAAGTGAGCGGGGAGGAAACACACCTAGAGACAGTCTGTTCGACAGCGAGCGCTGCTCCAGTTCGCAGTCCCTCAGGAACGACGAGGACAAGTCTGGGGACGAGGCCAGGTCAAATGAGGGGCAACCCAGCACCCACAGGAAACTGAGCTATATTTCTGCGTTCAGACCTGTCGTTAAAGACGCAGAGAGCATAGCTAAACTTTACGGGAACAGGGACGCGTACAGCGGAACTCATCCTGGCCATTTGTCGCCAGATTTTGTGAGCGAGAGCTCCAGCTACAGATCGGCCTCTCCGTGTGAGGACAGCGGGGAAGATCCAGATGTCGACGTGGAGTCTCACAGAATCCCGGAGGATGAGGAGTCTATACAACTTTCCGTGGATGATCGACAAAGTCCCGTGAGGGAAAACAGTCAAACGCCGCCGGACGATGACCGGACAGACACTGATCAGAAGCAGAACAAGGAGGTGGCAAAGAAAAAGGATGCCATTGCTTACGAA GTGTACTCACATGAAACGGAGGGAGCATCTCTTCAGAGAACACTGGCCACCAAACCTCCTCGCTGCGCACCTGAAACAAACG ATTCACACATCTCAAACAACAGCCCTTCTGAAGACGAGTGTGAATCACAGAAATCATGCTCGGATCAAACAAGCGTTTGCACAGAGAGCCCAA GCGACGCTACATTTAGAAGTACTGATAACAGATTTAATTTCGAGAAAGACATCGACAATATGGCGAAAG AGGAGCTACAAAAGCAGCTCTTGGAGCAAGTGGAGCTAAGAAAAAAACTGGAACGGGAATTTCAAAGTTTGAAAG ATAATTTTCAGG
- the LOC113082879 gene encoding SKI family transcriptional corepressor 1 homolog-B-like isoform X5, with the protein MESIPSQLSTGRDVCSSPTSKQELQPYSSSSSLKPNQVSETVLYGVPIVSLVIDGQERLCLAQISNTLLKNYSYNEIHNRRVALGITCVQCTPVQLEILRRAGAMPISSRRCGMITKREAERLCKSFLGAHNPPKLPENFAFDVSHECAWGSRGSFIPARYNSSRAKCIKCTYCNMYFSPNKFIFHSHRTPESKYTQPDAANFNSWRRHLKLADKSLSDDLCHAWEDVKAMFNGGSRKRAMPGHGSEMSSQLKPQASRNITQTASPDIPHKTLRCDDDRGNLSLTSSVRNYPLIPVPSKSFGMLQKIPPPIFPHPYSFPAFGLCQKKDDGVGEQNKTSVPGVFWPGAKDGIYPSFPMFWPTAGSLPLSSYQPAQPKPHTELMGGRHTETDLSESERGGNTPRDSLFDSERCSSSQSLRNDEDKSGDEARSNEGQPSTHRKLSYISAFRPVVKDAESIAKLYGNRDAYSGTHPGHLSPDFVSESSSYRSASPCEDSGEDPDVDVESHRIPEDEESIQLSVDDRQSPVRENSQTPPDDDRTDTDQKQNKEVAKKKDAIAYEVYSHETEGASLQRTLATKPPRCAPETNDSHISNNSPSEDECESQKSCSDQTSVCTESPSDATFRSTDNRFNFEKDIDNMAKEELQKQLLEQVELRKKLEREFQSLKDNFQDQMKRELSYREEMVQQLQIVREAHDALHHFSCKMLTPRHCTGTCTFKPPLLPP; encoded by the exons ATGGAGTCGATACCCAGTCAGCTTTCTACGGGACGAGATGTTTGCTCTTCCCCCACCTCAAAGCAAGAACTGCAGCCTTACTCCAGCAGCAGCTCGCTGAAGCCGAATCAAGTGAGTGAGACTGTGCTGTACGGAGTGCCCATCGTCTCTTTGGTCATCGACGGTCAGGAGAGACTGTGTTTGGCGCAGATTTCCAACACTTTATTGAAGAACTACAGCTACAACGAAATCCACAACAGACGCGTGGCGCTTGGAATTACGTGTGTGCAGTGCACGCCGGTGCAGCTGGAGATCCTGAGGCGCGCGGGGGCGATGCCCATCTCCTCGCGCCGCTGTGGCATGATCACCAAACGCGAGGCCGAGCGCCTCTGCAAATCCTTCCTCGGTGCTCACAACCCTCCGAAATTACCCGAGAATTTTGCATTCGATGTTTCCCACGAGTGCGCCTGGGGCAGCCGAGGAAGCTTCATACCTGCGAGGTACAACAGCTCCAGGGCAAAATGCATCAAGTGCACCTACTGCAATATGTATTTTTCGCCCaacaaatttatatttcattcgCACCGCACACCTGAGTCTAAATACACACAGCCAGACGCTGCCAATTTCAATTCATGGAGACGCCATCTAAAACTCGCCGACAAAAGCTTGTCTGATGACCTTTGTCACGCGTGGGAGGACGTCAAGGCCATGTTTAACGGCGGGAGCCGGAAACGGGCAATGCCAGGGCATGGATCAGAAATGTCCTCCCAGCTTAAACCGCAGGCCTCCAGAAACATCACGCAGACCGCTTCCCCTGATATTCCTCACAAAACTTTGCGCTGCGACGACGACCGTGGGAACCTCAGCTTAACCAGCAGCGTGCGTAACTACCCGCTCATCCCCGTGCCTAGTAAGAGTTTCGGCATGCTTCAGAAGATCCCACCACCCATCTTCCCGCATCCATATAGTTTCCCAGCATTTGGACTGTGTCAAAAGAAGGACGATGGAGTTGGGGAGCAAAATAAGACCAGTGTACCTGGTGTGTTTTGGCCCGGTGCAAAGGACGGTATCTATCCATCGTTCCCCATGTTTTGGCCCACCGCGGGCAGCCTTCCGCTCTCCTCCTATCAACCAGCACAACCAAAACCACACACGGAGCTCATGGGTGGccgacacacagagacagacctGTCAGAAAGTGAGCGGGGAGGAAACACACCTAGAGACAGTCTGTTCGACAGCGAGCGCTGCTCCAGTTCGCAGTCCCTCAGGAACGACGAGGACAAGTCTGGGGACGAGGCCAGGTCAAATGAGGGGCAACCCAGCACCCACAGGAAACTGAGCTATATTTCTGCGTTCAGACCTGTCGTTAAAGACGCAGAGAGCATAGCTAAACTTTACGGGAACAGGGACGCGTACAGCGGAACTCATCCTGGCCATTTGTCGCCAGATTTTGTGAGCGAGAGCTCCAGCTACAGATCGGCCTCTCCGTGTGAGGACAGCGGGGAAGATCCAGATGTCGACGTGGAGTCTCACAGAATCCCGGAGGATGAGGAGTCTATACAACTTTCCGTGGATGATCGACAAAGTCCCGTGAGGGAAAACAGTCAAACGCCGCCGGACGATGACCGGACAGACACTGATCAGAAGCAGAACAAGGAGGTGGCAAAGAAAAAGGATGCCATTGCTTACGAA GTGTACTCACATGAAACGGAGGGAGCATCTCTTCAGAGAACACTGGCCACCAAACCTCCTCGCTGCGCACCTGAAACAAACG ATTCACACATCTCAAACAACAGCCCTTCTGAAGACGAGTGTGAATCACAGAAATCATGCTCGGATCAAACAAGCGTTTGCACAGAGAGCCCAA GCGACGCTACATTTAGAAGTACTGATAACAGATTTAATTTCGAGAAAGACATCGACAATATGGCGAAAG AGGAGCTACAAAAGCAGCTCTTGGAGCAAGTGGAGCTAAGAAAAAAACTGGAACGGGAATTTCAAAGTTTGAAAG ATAATTTTCAGG